The region TCAATATTATATAAGCAAATCATTGAATTCTTGAGATATATATGCAACATTAGACCATATATTTGTCAACGTGTTGGGTTGATAAACAACTTTATGGTGAAACCAATAGAATACCATTTAACTGCAGCTAAGAGAGTACTTAGGTACATCAAAGGCACGATTTATCGCGGTATGTTGATGCCAAGGCAAGAGAACATCAATATGAACACATTAGTATATGACTATACTGATTCAGATTTTAGTGAAGATCAAGATGATAAGAAGAGTACTGCAAACTACTTATTCATGAATGAAGATGCTCTAATTTCTTGGAGTTCAAGAAAGCAGTGAACAATAACATTATCATCTTGTGAAACTGAATATGTAGCAGATTCCTATACAACATGTCAAGCTGTGTGGATAGAAATGTCGCGGAAGAAACTTAAGATCATGGAAAATGAGAAGGTGAAGTTGCTTGTAGATAACAAATCAGCCATAGACTTAGCCAATCATGCAATGAGACATAGCAGAAGTAAACACATAGAGAGAATGTGTCACTTTCTTAGAGACCAAGTGAATAAAGAGAATCTCAAACTGAAATATTGAAGATTAGAAGTGCAATTAGCTGACATACTCATAAAACCATTGAAGAAGACAAGGTTTGATGAGTTGAAAAAGCTTATTAGAATGAGAAGTTTAAAGAATATGAATTAGGTGGAGTGTTGAGGATGTATAATTCATATTATAGATATTCTGATAGTTACAAAGTTTGTGAGATTAATTACAAAGGTGTGAACTAACCAAAAATAACGATTCAATTATTTTAACTTCAATTCGATTCGGTTCGATAATTTGATTCAATGCATGATTTTTTTAATAGCCATACTTATAAATATGTATATATTACATGTCACTATGTTGTAAATAAATCTCTTCTCTCacaataaaaaaaaaacaatcaTATCAACTTAATCTCCTTCTTTCTTCACTCTTAAGAAACATAAAATTATTCAAACACTATTAAGACAATTTAATTAATAGCTGCGTAAAGACTACGATTTTGAACCCAAACAAATCTTTAAAGTGAATTCTAGAAGAAGAATAATGATAATAAAATAGCAGAAAATGTTTTAAAATTTGAAAGAATTATTTTGGTGAATGATTTAAAATCTGgattaaatttaaaaaaaaaatcaaaataacaCCACTTTATTGTAAGCCAAGAATGTAATTCATGATCGAACGAAAACAGCTATGAAATTTGATCGTAAAACCGAAAGATTGGAGGGAGATGGTGGCGGCGAGAAACAAAAATGAAGGAGCAGCAAGCCACGGAGATGGAGATGGAGATGGCGCCGAAAGCTCAGACAGTGGTCCCATTTTTCATACTTTCTTGATACCCTCTCTAAGTGTTCCTCGATTGATGTTTGTATTGTAATTCAATACAGGTTTTGAAATTCATGTTAACGACAGCCTACAGAAACTTGCTTTATAGATTTTTAATATCCCCAGGTAAATTCTCTTAACGTTTAATCACTTTCCCCTTTACTTTACTGTGTTTTTATTCCATCTTTAAGTGTTTTATGTTGAATTCTGCTGAGTTAGGATTGAACTTAATACTATTTCATCGATTTCACCTTCATTCAACTAGCTTGCTTATTCGTTGTTTTATTAATACATAAGAATCTAAACCAATCAAATGTGGTTGTAGCTTAATTTATAACTAAAACAGACTCAAACAAAATAGAATTGCATTGCACACAAATTTTATTCAATTTTATAATAAACATTCAAGATGAAGTGAAGCCATCATTTATTTTATACCATTTCCTCAAAATGGTTACATAGCACCAGACTTTCATCTCCATTCACAAACACACATGAATATATAGTAAATGTAGACATTAATAATAATATCAATTCAAAAACCTCAAATTTATAAATAGGACCAAGTAACAACCTCTTCTTCCCTCTTTCAAATTCAGATTTTGCCATTCTGTGGAGTATCATCGTGGTGGCAGCACTTGTAGTTAACTGATGACACCTCCATCACACGCCCACAAGTTGGATTTGGGCATGATATGGTAGCTATAACATTTCCATTAATATTATTATCAACATTGATAATTTCACATGGCTGCCGAACATTTGTATCTCTCACCTTTGTCTCATAATATTCTCTGAAAGCAATATCAAACCCTTCTTTTTGAAGCACTTTATCTTTCCATATATCAAAATCAGCCAGCGTTTGATACATAGCTTCCCCATGACCCAAAACCTTAACATTGTACCCTTTCGTCAGAATAGCCCAACCCTGTGGATCTTGTTTCAGACAAAGCAAACTCTTCACAATATCTTGAATCTCACAGTCTAGACCATCTTGGTGCTTTTTAAGTCTCTTGCTTTCTATTTCAATCCAAAAACGAGGAACAATCTTAGGCTCATCTTTTCCCAAATGATAGTGTTCTATTATAGCATCTGCCCTTATGATAGTTTCATGCCTTTTTATTTTCTCCAATGCTAATGTGAAGTCTTGAATCCATTTTTTGTCACCACCTCCATAGATGAAGATGTATCTGTCCCCTTTCACCTGATAACTCACATGGAATACATATAATCAATTGTTTCACATCAATCACTATTATTAAATAGTAAAAAGTCAAATTAGAACAAAAACAAATAATGAGTAACCTGTATTCCAAGATTGACTCTCTTTGTAGcatcccagaaccacttccattTTTGAGTAAGATCATAACCATCCTTTTTCCTAAAAGGGAATGCATCTATTCCCCATTGAAAAATCAAGTCCATTGCATCATCATTCATTATTTCACCCAAAGGGCTCAACACTGGAACAATAGGCTTATCCCAATAATTCAACTTCTCTCGTATGAGTCCAATGCCTGGTAATTCAGAGAAGTACTCTACTGCATAAAGTTTGATCTTGTTCTTTAGAAGATCAAACTTGATATTCTGGTTGTCACCGCAGATGGGGATCCACAAAATCTTGAAATCATCTTTTTTGTAACCTTTCACTATTTCTTGTGGATTGTCATGCAATCTGTCATAGATAGAATTCAAAAGCAGAATCTCATCTTCAACTTTGTGGAGGCTTGAAATGAACAATAACACATATTTCTCTCTGAACACTTCAATATCCTGTTTGATACATAAAAACAAAAGAATGCATATAATTAAGTCCAATATAATATTTAACAATAGAAAATAGTTGAGGTTCTAGTACTAACCATTTTAGTTTTGGTGTTGCCATCATATATTAGAAGATTATCTCCATTGCGTTGGATCAAAAGCTTCAAGAAATCTACAATATCTTTAGGATTTGAAATTGCTTTCTTGCGCTTCAAGTATTCTTCTACAGTATCTGCAAGAAATATGGACGTAACACTTAACTCTGTTCATCCAAAGGATCGAAAATAACATTGCTTCCTAACATACACAAAATTAAATGTGTCACCTATTTGTCCTTTGCTCAGTTTCAGATGTTCCTTCAATTTAGAATCAACCAAAGAGAGCCTGTCTTTAAAATTCGATAACGCATAGTCCCTAAACAAAAACACAAAAAGATATGCAATTAATACAAATGTATGCTATCAGATTATattataaaaaatttaatttctaCATTACGATGAACTCAAATGAAAAACCAACAGAAAGGGATCAAATTGGAATGAAAAAAACTTGAGAGATCAAATGGAAACCTAAAAATAACTTACGATACACCAACGATGTTGCCATTAGCAGCAACAATGGAAGCAATTATCCAATAAACAGCAACAGGGATATCTTCCAATGCATCAGACAAAGAAGGAACTTCAAGAGTATCATAACCAACACTAGACCAAGTGGCCCACTCATGAATATGCAGAAACACTTCCATTATCAAATCCACCAAATCTGTAACAGGAAGAGTGACCTTTCTGTTTTGAATTTGATTCAGCTGTTTCAAAGTGTTAACAAGTTGATCTGAAGTTGAAGTATCAGTGAGGTACAAAAGGTTTCCATATGCCAAAGTGAAAGCAGCAAGAGTAACAAGTGCTTTTGCATCCCATGAATAAGTTTTCAGGTGTTGAAGAATCCACATTGTTGTTTGGTGTACATAACGTTCGCCGTGAGGCGTTGTTATCATCTGTTATATATATTATAAATGACAATTTAGTACTAGTCAATGTAGAGGATATACATATTAATTATACTAAAAAATTTCTTAATGTATGTGAAAATTAGCAAAGAGATTTATAAAATCAGTATTTTGAAGGACACTGCACACACAACATCATGAAACAAAGTCTCCCCCTTTTTGAAGCAGAATAAAGCATGAAGCATTTAATCTAATTTAATATTAATATAGAAATAAAGTACAGAATAAATTCCATTATGCCATCAAATAACCTGACAAGAAATCAGCTTCAGTGTGCGGAATTCTGGTTGGAAACCTGTTACACCAGCTCTGCTTTCTGCTAGCCTTGTCTGTGATTCACAAGGTAAACCAATAAATATGTTAGTGCTCTAAATCTTTTTTATAGGAACTTGTCTTCGAAGGACATGTTTTACGGTAGTCGTCGCTGGAATTTCAGACAATTTTTAAGTACTGGTCTGCGGTGTTTCACAGTAGAACTTGCCGTTGTGTAAACATATGCTATTTTCTATAATAAGTAATAAACATACAGAATATTTTTTTAAGGCAAACATATAGAATACTTCGATATCGATGcattgatatatatatatatatatatatatatatatatatatatatatatatatatatatatatatatatatatatatatatatatatatatatatatatatataatatatatatatatatatatatatatatatatatatatatatatatatatatagaaagAGAAATAATTGATTATCAACAATGTGTATAAGTGAAAAAATGAATGAAAGGTGAGTTTACCTTAAGTATAACATTGGATACAATGTGGAAAAGGACTTCTTTATCACATTTGTCATCATCATGGAGGTGGGTCAGATAAACTTTATCCAGGATGTGAGAATCATTCAGATCAAATGGGTTTGGAAGTTTAGTTCCATTGGACAGTGACATGATGATAAATTCAACTTTAACTTCTTTTGAATAAGCAAAGAGTGCATTGTGTTGTGGATTGGTTCTTCTACATATTTATAGCCTCCAGACTCATTAGAGTTTACAATTGGCATAGCTACTTTAGTATATAAAATTTGTGCTTACTTGAATAAAAAGAGAAAATATACTAAGTAGCTTCTGATGGGGCCTTCTTTAGGCGTGAAATGTGCCACTCTGGTATGGTTTTCCCAACATACCCCTTATAGGCTTCATTAGGCATGTAAGAATGCTTAGGATACCACTGTCTTTTTTGTAAAAGATAGTTTCATTCCACTGCTCTAAATTCTAATAGGAAAAAGGAAAATCAAATAGGTGAAAAAATGTTATTATATCCTCAAGGAAAGAACAATGATATATTCCTGAATGCTACTGATCAATAAAGATGCTTCATGTCAGAAATCTTAGTATGCCTTTAATCATGTTATGTTGGAGTTGATTGCATGAAACACCTTAAAACAAATCTCACAATAGTTCATGGTAAAAAAAGAAGTATATGTCATTGACTCAATTTCTTATTTACAAAATGTACCCACCTAAAAAATATTAAGTGGgtatttgaatttttttttagaGTGTTATAAGGTTATTGTTTGATATTTGTTTTGGAGAATGTAGATATTCTAAAGTTGCAGGGTActtaagaaaaaaaattatatattgTGCAAATTTTAATATTATTTGGCAGTCGAGGTTTTTGTTTCTATTTGTGTTTTTTCATATTATATTCTCCTGTTGGTTGTATTTCATAATCTTTAAGTTGTTTCTTCCAATAGTCTTACACACATCATAtgataatatttgtatatataaaaaaattcaaGTGATAACATTAGATTTGTGTAAAATTTAATTTCTTAAGATATTGATGTATTCATACACTTAACTATTCTTGGTATTCAAATACACATTGGAACTCAATAAATTTGAGCCAAATTTTGTTGATTCATTTTAACAGTTAAAACTCTCTTATAAAAGTTTCTTACTCTCTTTGGCATCTTTCTTCTGTGCATGTTGCCAATGGACATCCTTACTCAAGAACTCTCTTTCTTTCATACATGGAAAAGCAAAGAACCATTATTATTGGCTTTTTGGCTGTCATAAAGTTCTTTAGATAGAGGGCTATATTGAAAGAATGGTTCCATAACTGTATTAATCTTATGGATGGTCATTTTTCTACTAAAATCTGGGGTGTTTTAGTAATCTTGTATTTTCCTTCTAATCTTTAGTGTCGATGTCTTGTATAAGGATTGAGTATCCCTTCTACTCTGAATAATATACGAGTTtctatttgtttttaaaaaaataaaaagatagtattattattaaattttgtTTTGGATCTAAATCACCCGCAACTATTACACAATGCAGCGATATGTAGAGATTTCTTTGTTTAGATCAAATGGCGATATAGGTCATTGCATGGCGCAACGGTTGTAGAGGACTTCTTGTGGTGGACAATCATGTTTATTGGCTTATAGTGATTTTCTTACAGTATATGTTGTGTGAGAGATTAGGGAATGTTTGGATCTCTTTTCAAAAGCTAATATATTCAATACAGACCTTTCTCATTTTATATTTTAAGATTATTTTCTAGAGAAGATGATAATCCATCAAACCTGCACTTGGATGATGATTACCACATGCACTACCATCTGATCTTTAGCAATAGACCTAAATATTCCTAATGACTTTGATAAGTAAGCACTGCCATAAATTCTTAAGTTGTTTATATACATGTTCATATGTTTTTTGATTTTAGTGtaaaaattattataattataatcTTTGTATTAAGTATGTCTCTTATGTGATTAATTTTAAATTATAGGTCGGATAATCGAACACAATAAGTAGGAGAAATCACAGTGGATGGAGAAGTTAATAAGTCACAGTGGATGGAGAAATTAACAAGATCGACAAATCAATTGTCTTCTCCGACAATCAACATGGTGTTAAATCTGCATTTCAGGTCTGTCATGACATGTAGAAGAGGTTAAGTTTGATTTATTGAGCTAAAAAATTGCGGGCTTAACAAACTAGTATAAATTATAAAACCATCCTCTTGAATATCGATGTATGTTTTTTAATAGCAATAATCAGCATGCTTTCAGTGAAACAATTTTTCCCTGTTATCTCAGTTTGTGAGTTGATCACTCTTGTTTCCGAATACATAAGAACCTCATTGAGCATGCATATATTTGGTTTAATTATTTTCTGTTTCTACATATCTATATTTCTACTTTCACAACATTTTTGTTGTGAATGATAAGAATTCATACAGTTCAAGAAGTAGCTCCGTTGATGAGTTCAAAGAGACCGAACATGTACTAACCAGTAGCTCGAGAGTTCAAACCAAAAACAAATATAATCCACTAAGATTTGTTTATAAAAAGTAAAAGTATCAAAACACAGGTGTAGTGTAAGCACAACAAATTTGATTCAAGAAATTCAGTAACATACAGACGAATAAAAGCCATTATTCAGTTTCAACCCATTCAACAAGGGAGACAAACTGGCCAACACAACATAAATTCGTCTGGAACAAAACACACAAACACGTGCTTATCAAAACATACAAACATGTGCATATCAAAATTAAACAAACTAAACATGAATTTAAACTTCAAACTTGATGATTATGAAGCAAATCAAACGATTTGGATCATAATCAGATCCTTAATTCTTCCTCCAAATTAATCAAATGCAGCAACTATTTTGATCATCACGATGACAACACTTGTAATTGACAGAAGTCACCTCCATCACACGTCCACAAGTAGGATTAGGACAAGTTATAGTAGCAAGAACATCTGAAGAATTAACAGCACAAGAAACACTAGATGACATCTCTTTCAGCTTAGTATTATAATACTCTTTGAAAGCTATGTCAAAGCTTTCTTTCTCAACCACATTGTCTTTCCACTTCTCAAAATCAGCCACAGTTTGATACATAGGTTCACCATGACCCAAAAGTGTAACGTGATAACCTTTACTAAGAAGAACCCATCCCAGCGGGTCTTGCTTGAGACATAGCAAGCTTTTTACTGC is a window of Lathyrus oleraceus cultivar Zhongwan6 chromosome 6, CAAS_Psat_ZW6_1.0, whole genome shotgun sequence DNA encoding:
- the LOC127098056 gene encoding protein SIEVE ELEMENT OCCLUSION B, which codes for MSLSNGTKLPNPFDLNDSHILDKVYLTHLHDDDKCDKEVLFHIVSNVILKTRLAESRAGVTGFQPEFRTLKLISCQMITTPHGERYVHQTTMWILQHLKTYSWDAKALVTLAAFTLAYGNLLYLTDTSTSDQLVNTLKQLNQIQNRKVTLPVTDLVDLIMEVFLHIHEWATWSSVGYDTLEVPSLSDALEDIPVAVYWIIASIVAANGNIVGVSDYALSNFKDRLSLVDSKLKEHLKLSKGQIDTVEEYLKRKKAISNPKDIVDFLKLLIQRNGDNLLIYDGNTKTKMDIEVFREKYVLLFISSLHKVEDEILLLNSIYDRLHDNPQEIVKGYKKDDFKILWIPICGDNQNIKFDLLKNKIKLYAVEYFSELPGIGLIREKLNYWDKPIVPVLSPLGEIMNDDAMDLIFQWGIDAFPFRKKDGYDLTQKWKWFWDATKRVNLGIQVKGDRYIFIYGGGDKKWIQDFTLALEKIKRHETIIRADAIIEHYHLGKDEPKIVPRFWIEIESKRLKKHQDGLDCEIQDIVKSLLCLKQDPQGWAILTKGYNVKVLGHGEAMYQTLADFDIWKDKVLQKEGFDIAFREYYETKVRDTNVRQPCEIINVDNNINGNVIATISCPNPTCGRVMEVSSVNYKCCHHDDTPQNGKI